One window of Streptomyces sp. NBC_00273 genomic DNA carries:
- a CDS encoding ribonuclease D, producing MTDAQDPAADLRTTTGGGPSDDVVVPPGGLPTPLLEPREGIPPVVADADALAEVVAAFAAGTGPVAVDAERASGYRYGQRAYLVQLRREGAGSALIDPVGCPDLSALGEALSETEWILHAATQDLPCLREIGMVPTSLFDTELAGRLAGFPRVGLGAMVESVLGYALEKGHSAVDWSTRPLPEPWLRYAALDVELLVDLRDALEKELDRQGKLEWAHQEFDAIASAPPAPPRKDPWRRTSGMHKVRRRRQMAVVRELWESRDRIAQRRDVSPGKVLGDAAIVEAALALPANVHTLSALPGYGQRMGRRQLDQWMAAVDRAKALPENELPQPGATPAGPPPPRSWVDKDPAAAARLSAARTAVSALAEALNLPQENLITPDTVRRLCWEPPQRLHADAVSEALAGYGARPWQIELVTPVLVTALAATA from the coding sequence GTGACCGACGCCCAAGATCCCGCAGCAGACCTGCGCACCACCACCGGGGGCGGCCCCTCGGACGACGTCGTTGTTCCGCCCGGTGGGCTGCCGACTCCCTTGTTGGAGCCCCGCGAGGGGATTCCTCCGGTGGTCGCCGACGCGGACGCCCTCGCCGAAGTGGTCGCGGCCTTCGCCGCGGGCACCGGGCCCGTCGCCGTCGACGCCGAACGGGCCTCCGGGTACCGCTACGGCCAGCGCGCCTACCTGGTGCAGCTGCGCCGTGAGGGTGCGGGGTCCGCGCTGATCGACCCGGTGGGCTGTCCCGACCTGTCCGCACTGGGCGAAGCCCTGTCCGAGACCGAATGGATCCTGCACGCCGCCACCCAGGACCTGCCGTGCCTGCGCGAAATAGGCATGGTGCCCACCTCCCTGTTCGACACCGAGCTGGCGGGCCGCCTCGCCGGCTTCCCGCGGGTCGGACTCGGCGCGATGGTCGAGAGCGTGCTCGGCTACGCGCTGGAGAAGGGCCACTCCGCCGTCGACTGGTCCACCCGCCCGCTCCCCGAGCCGTGGCTGCGCTACGCCGCCCTGGACGTGGAGCTGCTCGTGGACCTGCGGGACGCGCTGGAGAAGGAACTGGACCGGCAGGGCAAGCTCGAATGGGCCCACCAGGAATTCGACGCCATCGCCTCCGCCCCGCCCGCCCCGCCGCGCAAGGACCCGTGGCGCCGTACGTCCGGCATGCACAAGGTGCGCCGGCGCCGGCAGATGGCGGTCGTGCGGGAGCTGTGGGAGTCCCGGGACCGGATCGCGCAGCGACGTGACGTGTCGCCGGGCAAGGTGCTGGGCGACGCCGCGATCGTCGAGGCCGCGCTCGCCCTGCCGGCCAACGTGCACACCCTGTCCGCCCTGCCCGGCTACGGGCAGCGGATGGGCCGGCGCCAGCTGGACCAGTGGATGGCCGCCGTGGACCGGGCGAAGGCCCTGCCCGAGAACGAGCTGCCGCAGCCCGGGGCGACCCCGGCCGGTCCCCCGCCGCCGCGCTCCTGGGTGGACAAGGACCCGGCGGCCGCGGCCCGGCTCTCGGCGGCCCGTACCGCCGTCTCGGCGCTGGCGGAGGCGCTGAACCTGCCGCAGGAGAACCTGATCACCCCGGACACGGTCCGTCGGCTGTGCTGGGAGCCGCCGCAGCGGCTGCACGCGGACGCGGTGTCGGAGGCCCTGGCGGGCTACGGTGCCCGGCCCTGGCAGATCGAACTGGTGACCCCGGTGCTGGTCACGGCCCTGGCCGCGACCGCCTGA
- a CDS encoding alpha/beta fold hydrolase — protein MATTTPTDHKVPHISTVPANAGQNVKLHVREYDGTPSGPNAQRKVVLMLHGRSVPSAVAFDLQHDGGKYSWAQHLAKAGFDVFLMELTGSGLSPRPEMDKPCNANPQHQEILDPNPLTYTCTPPYPHELGNSESEWGEVDAVVEYIKAKKGVTKVALVGQSAAAFVFGPYAIQYSEKVESLLLLAPIYPPAGRASAPPKSFGAPVASFPVSTPASLFGFPMNLSSRTGLESAWDKEVRSPKQRAAGMVDAVWKELMAVDPVGKAWGGPTAGAPEGVLRFRNSYWWGWNQDTVPIGGVLGDEVPVMIVYGEHDATANSPTFSVPAFYDAIPGVRKLMFRVSCAGHSMVWERQSKVLHRLSKQWLKHGKVDDLEKGSFYVDEDGAYADTL, from the coding sequence ATGGCCACCACCACGCCCACGGACCACAAGGTTCCGCACATCTCGACGGTCCCCGCCAACGCGGGACAGAACGTCAAGCTGCACGTACGGGAGTACGACGGGACCCCGTCCGGCCCCAATGCGCAGCGCAAGGTCGTCCTGATGCTGCACGGGCGCAGCGTCCCGTCCGCCGTGGCCTTCGACCTCCAGCACGACGGCGGCAAGTACAGCTGGGCACAGCACCTGGCCAAGGCCGGATTCGACGTGTTCCTCATGGAGCTCACGGGCTCCGGCCTGTCGCCGCGTCCAGAGATGGACAAGCCCTGCAACGCCAATCCGCAGCACCAGGAGATCCTCGACCCGAACCCCCTGACGTACACCTGCACCCCGCCCTATCCGCACGAGCTCGGCAACTCGGAGAGCGAGTGGGGCGAGGTCGACGCGGTGGTCGAGTACATCAAGGCGAAGAAGGGCGTCACCAAGGTGGCCCTGGTCGGCCAGTCCGCCGCCGCCTTCGTGTTCGGGCCGTACGCGATCCAGTACTCGGAGAAGGTCGAGAGCCTGCTCCTCCTCGCGCCGATCTACCCGCCCGCCGGCCGGGCCAGCGCGCCGCCGAAGAGCTTCGGCGCACCGGTCGCGTCCTTCCCCGTGTCCACCCCGGCCTCCCTGTTCGGCTTCCCGATGAACCTGTCGAGCAGGACGGGCTTGGAAAGCGCCTGGGACAAGGAGGTGCGCTCCCCCAAGCAGCGGGCGGCGGGCATGGTCGACGCGGTCTGGAAGGAGCTCATGGCCGTCGACCCCGTCGGCAAGGCCTGGGGCGGCCCGACGGCCGGGGCGCCCGAGGGCGTGCTGCGGTTCCGCAACTCCTACTGGTGGGGCTGGAACCAGGACACCGTCCCGATCGGCGGTGTGCTCGGCGACGAGGTGCCGGTGATGATCGTCTACGGCGAGCACGACGCGACGGCGAACTCGCCCACCTTCTCGGTCCCCGCCTTCTACGACGCGATCCCCGGCGTCCGCAAACTGATGTTCCGGGTGTCCTGTGCCGGCCACTCCATGGTCTGGGAGCGCCAGTCCAAGGTCCTGCACCGGCTGTCCAAGCAGTGGCTCAAGCACGGGAAGGTCGACGACCTGGAGAAGGGCAGCTTCTACGTGGACGAGGACGGCGCCTACGCGGACACCCTCTAG